The DNA window tatgtagttaaaattgtctattttagCTTCAGTTCTATTACTCAGTTAAAATTAATCCTAGAATTAGGGGGCAGtgaagtggtgaagtggatagagcatcagggctggagtcaggaagacctgacttcaaatccagcctcagacactaactacctTTGCAACCCTGgatcaagtcacttatcctttgtttgcctcagttttctcaaccataaaattAGTATAATAATAACTGCCTATAGCCCagcattgttgtaaggattaagtgAGATGATAATTGTAGAGTTTAGCATAATACCTGCCACAtaaaaaacactatataaatgttagctattattgtcattgttgttctgAAAGGTATCTCCTTCCATTCTTGTTTATGATAAAGTCTTTCTACTTAGGTCACGAATCCATTTGGAATTTACTTTTGCCTATGGTGTACAGTACTAGTTTAAACCTAAATTCTTTGAgacttccttttttctagtttggCCAGAAGTTTTTGTTGATTCATAATATGATTCTAATCTATCTTTCAAACTTCACAGCATTCCTTCTTATGTAACAATAAGAGTTTTTGTGATTCATTATgagcactttaaaattttcaaattactGTCTTCACAAAAGCCTAATGAAGTAGGTATTGCAAGTataattaccctcattttacagataaggaatttgaGGGTTCAGAAGGTTGTGACTGCCGGccataaaatatgaaattgttGGAGACCGGACTCAGTTCTGGGATTTCTTGACTCTATTCAGTGCCCTACGCCACTGATAAACTGGGCTACTTCTTCTTCCTGAACTTATCCATACTTTAGTACCCTTGTGTCTTTGTTCctgctgttccttacacatggAGTACTCTCTACAGTATCTGAGCCGTCATAggactttgttttcaattctctctccccaccccttatcatattgtattttgtattattaatatttgcaACATTTCTTATCTCCTTTCATCAGATTGTAATTATCTTCCTTGATGTCAGGGATTATGTTTAATTTATATGTGTACTTCCCTTTTCACCTATTTCAGTGCTTCATTTATAGAAGACTTAAAAATAGTCTtttgaatgaaggaaagaaggaaggaaggaaagaaagagtaatGGTCATACTAGCTTCTAGTATTTTTCATTAACTCTCAATAATAGTCAGCTCTGAGCTTCCAGAGCCATTGAGCCAGGATTCTGATACCTATTCTATGAATAACATGtcctacatatatgtgtatatgtatatatatatatatatatatatatatatatatatatatatatatgtatgtatgtatattggtATGTGTCTACATctgtagatatatatatgtatatgtatattatatatacacacacatatatgtgtttatgtgtatgtgtgtgtacatgtgtatatatagatagatagatagataaatacaaatacacacatattttttcctcttctaaataAGAAAGGGGCCAATATAAATGAGCAGAAGAGAAGGCAGGTAAGTCAAGAAGCCTGAATGTTATGTGTCACTCTGATAAATATAATGTATGTTTATTTCAATACTTGTTACTATTGGGGAAGGTAATGAGTTACTGGGAAGTGGAGGAATGCTATATTTGGGGGTCTAATACAATAGTGAACATGAAATAATTGAATTATTATCTTATTAGAGAGTAAAAATTAGCAAACATATCTCATTCTCTAGATTGGGGTTCCAGAAGTCTCCATGTCTCTTATTTTGCCTTCAAAGGTCATGTCACTAAGGGGATGGAGAATAAGAACCAGACGGTGGTTATTGAATTTCTCTTCACTGCATTCCCCCATTTCCAGGAGGGtggtttccttttcttcatcctcctGCTCTTCATTTACCTATTCATCATCATAGGCAACTCCATGGTCTTCATTGCTGTCGTTCTAGACTCTCGTCTCCACACACCCATGTACTTCTTCATCGGTGTCCTTGCTTTCCTGGAGATTTGGTATACCACAACCACTATCCCCAAGATGCTCACCAACCTGATAAGTGAGCAGAAGACTATCTCCATGGCTGGTTGCCTCCTGCAGATGTATTTCTTTCATTCGATCGGTATCACTGAAGTTTACCTCTTGACCACCATGGCCATGGATAGATATCTAGCCATCTGCTACCCTCTCCGCTACCCCACCATTATGACTTCACAGCTTTATATCCAGCTGACCCTGGGCTGCTGCTTCTTTGGCTTCTTTACTCCACTCCCTGAAATTGCTTGGATTTCCACACTGCCATTTTGTGGTCCAAACCAAATTCACAACATCTTCTGTGACTTTGACCCCATACTGAACCTAGCTTGTGTAGACACAGGCTCTATTGTGTTGATTAAGGTCGTGGATATTGTCCATGCCATAGAGATCATCTTAGCCATTACACTGGTGACTTTGGCCTATATCCGGATCATTGGGGTGATTCTAAGGATCCGATCATCTGAGGGGCGCCGCAAGGCCTTCTCCACCTGTGCCTCCCATCTTGCtattttcttgaccttttttgggAGTGTAGCTCTCATGTACCTTCGCTTCAATGCCAAGTATTCATTTTTTTGGGACACTACCATCAGTCTGATGTTTGCTGTGTTATCTCCTTTCTTCAACCCCATTATTTATAGTCTGAGAAACAAGGAGATCAAAGGGGCCATCAAAAAATATTTGTGCCAAAGATTTTCACTTGCTATGCCAGTTAACTGAAATGGGCTAGTTACTAGAAAGTggaacctggaaagatttaagttcTAAAAATGTGTGATcctctatgtacatatatacacctcctgacttccctggcttccttacagtcccaattaaaatcttaccttctataggaagcctgtctgaatccctcttaattccagtgccttccctgtcttgattgtttcctatttatccagttTGTAGATCATTTGCagatatttgtttgcttgttgtctcccttattagactgtaagctccttgagggcagggactgccttgtgattttgtatccccagtgtttagcacattgcctggcacatagaaggtgcttaataaattttttatcaAATTTCTACACATGTATGAGAAAGAAGACTGTTCCtgtgtttattttctcttttaatatatAGTAAATGGTGagctcaggatttctttctttttttctttttttggccagTCTTTAAAATATGCTCATAAATGAAGCAGAGGAATCAATAATCAGCGTGACCAAAGCTggatagaaagaattgatagtttTTTTTGAGTGTCTGCTCTTTTGAAAGCCAGATTGAGATCTCTTCTTCCCTAAACATTTTCCTGAGGCTAAGGATCAGAAAGGTAAATGCCACGTCCCTCAGATCCAGGCAAGACTTTGCAAAGCTCTGTGCAATTTCTATTAGTAAATTCAGTCAATTCTTATTTGTGGAGAACAGTGACATAGATAATTCAAAATGGTAGATAATTTGATAAATATGTTTTTGTACTTATATTTGGAAGGGATTGCAGTTAATGTTCTGGgaactttaccaaaaaaaaagtatcagatgTGTGTTGGCTTTTtataatcagcaaacatttattaagctcattGTATGAGCCAGGTAGTATGTTTATGAGACAACCAAGATATAGTGGAAAAAATGCTGTCTTAAGAATAAGAAAAACTGAGTTTTAAAACAAACTTCACTATTTACTAGCTCTCTTGCCTTGGAAgagtcatttaaccattctgagactcagtttgctcatttgtaacaTGGTAGAAGTAATAACTATATTTTCTACCTGACAGCATTGTTTTTGAGAAAAGTACTTAGTAAATTATAAAGACTGGAGACATATGAGCTCTAATCAGTATTGTTGCTATTTAATATTGAGGTTTTCATATTTTCATGTCATCCAGAAAGTTTCACTGGAATAGTCAGGTTTGTAAAAAATGGGGACAGAATCTGGGTGAGGCAGGACTAACCCATATGGTAATTGGGCTTTTTCCCCCTGTGACTTGCCTATTAATCAGGactttttggattttttgttgGAGTTGGGGAATAGGAGTCAAATCAGCAATGGCCTACCACCCTGGAATGGCTACCTAATCCCTTGGCATGGGAATTggcatgtttgtttttttggggcaaCCTGGCCCTAGAAGAATGAATGCAATTACTGACTTTAATCGGAAGACTAGACTGAATAAGATTTGGTCATTAGCTAATCCCTTCATCAGACAGGCTTATAGAaccttttcaaaatgaaaattaatcctggagaaaggaagaataagaTGTCACAAGAAAGGTAGCTGATAAAATGGTTCctaaaatgtcaaagaaaaaaaaaggcataaaaccCTCACCCTGAGCAAAGGCATGGCTGTCAAGACTCCAGGTTAGACAGTTGAGAATCTAGCTTGAGGATACTTGCAGAATAAGGAAGCCCAGGACCCTCAATCAGTtgatgaagtatttattaagagtttaccaTTTGACAGGTATTCTGTCAGGATCTGGAGATATAGTCAGAATtgaaagagttcctgccctcaatgagtttacatcTATCAGATAAGcaacatgcatgtatgtatatacacacatatggatatgtatatagcTACTATAGCTATATATGAggttctagactttttttttactggatctatgattttagCAGTATAGAAGGCCCTCAGTAAGGAACTTCCTCTGCCAATGTATATAAgccactcttctttcttttcttttttttctctccttttttttggaCGCAATGGGTCACATAAggagtaaatgtctaaggctggatttgaactcacatcctcctgactgcaggaaccatgctctatccactaagacacctagctgctcctataaaCCACCTTTCTTAAAGTGTTGTCTGGAACGCTGAGTGGCCCAGAGGCTTGTGCCAGGGTCATACTGACTGTGTGTGTTAggggcaagacttgaacctggCCCATCATAATACCTTCatgcaaaatataaattatagGATAACTTTTGGGGGGAGTAGAAGGATGCAGAAAATATTATCAGATGGggcaataaggaaaaacttgaTGTAGAAGGTAGAAATTGACCTGAATTTTGAAGGAGACTAGGGATTTTTAGTggtagaagggaggagggaattcattccaggcatagggaaaagTCATTGCAAAGAGGAAGTGGAAAGACTGAACATCTTatgtgaggaacaacaagaagTTTGCCCAGACTGTAGTGTTAAGGGAGTAATGTTTTAGACTAAAAATGTAGGTTGATGTCaggttgcaaagggctttaaatgccaaatggaaaagttttcATTTGACCCTAAGTCACTGGAGCATATTGatcaagggagtgacatggtcagacttgtgctttaagaaaattactttgaagGCTGAGTCAAGGAAAGATTCTAGAAGAGAGTTTAAGATGCTGATGTCAAGCCCAGGACTTGGCTGTGGTGATGATGAAGAGGGGTGGAGAGGAGCTGGCTGGGAAGGCCTGATTAGCTTGCTGTGGGAAGCCCAGATCTGCTCTGAGCTGATAATGATATATGAGTATCCCTTCTGTTAGAATTTTCTCTTGCCTATGGGACCCTTTATACCCTTCATGTTAATAGATaggaaaatgttggaggggtAGGGAATTACATGGGGAACATGAAgacttttcttctctctgccccCAAGCACACAAAAAGCTCTTATCTTCCTGGGTTCAGGATAAGAAAAAATGTCTTGTATAGCAAAGAATATGATAGAGGGAGTTCCTGTCATCTTAACTGGGTTGGGAGAAAGAACATGCCTTATAGCCTTGAGTTCTCTCCTGACTTTGCATGTGGCCAtggagtcaagtcaacaaacatatattaagttcTTATTGTGTGCCTAGCCTTCCAGGCTCCAGGTTTGtttggttgttgctgttgtggtTTTTGTTGAATACACAAATATAGGGGCATAACCCTTATCCTGCCTGCTTCAAAGATCACTTTGAATAtatatgagaggaaaaaaaaaaagctttattctCTCATGAAAAAAATGTGGTATGACCACTtgagaagaaaggcaaaataatatCAAACTTAATATCATTATAGACATTGATTCTCTCCAGTAACATTTATTTCACTAGTTTTCATTCTAACAGGCAGGTCACTCCTTCACATTTACATGTCTGTCTTCCATTCCCTTGCTGCCAAAATGTGtatctcctcttccattttcAAAGCTTTCATTAAGTATTTTATCTTCTGGAATGTCTTCCCTGACTCTCCCTATGTAGCCTTGATTACTCTATTCTTCTTCTACCTGGCTTCTCTTTTATCTTCCAAACTcttcttaaatatttaatttcaaaTACCCGCATAGCCCATATGCACTTCTTTGTTTCTGTTGTATGtgtcatgttttttgttttgttttgttttgttttgttgttgttgtttttcagtgaggcaattggggttaagtgacttgcccaggatcacacagctagtaagtgttaagtgtctgaggccagatttgaacccaggtactcctgactccagggccagtgctctatccactgcgccacctagctgccctgtgtcatgtttttaatatgcatttcttcaATTATCCCTGTTAGACTGGAAGCACCTTCAGAGTGTCAATTCCTCAATCTATCCATAGACATGCTGTCTGCAATTCACTGGGCCATCATCTCCACTCTCTCTCCCATCTGAGAATGGAGATCTACCCTTGGAACCAACCTAGGCTTTGATGGGACAGCTTTGGCCTTGCTCAGTTTTTGGCCTCTACCTGCATTTTCTAATCTCATTACACTTTCCAGCAATCTCCAGACACTTCACCAAATGTCTACCTCTGCACTCCCTGCACTACTTTTCAGtgccctcattaaaatgtaaattcctggagagtagggactgtcttgcttgctttaatttgtatacccagtgcttagcagagcgcctagcacataataagcacttaataaatgtttagtctATCTGTCAGTCTCTCAGTGTGTCTGCTGCTCCTGGTTACTTATAATGCCTAATTGCTACCTGTCCTTTGGAGAATGAAACTATTGGTGAAAAGGAAATTGTGACCCTGAGTTCCTGAGTTTTCttcaagccattccccaaaaggCACTCCTGATGGATGATACTGACAATGAATGATTCCTCTTAGGGATCAGATATGCTcttattattgattgattaattgattgattggacaggacaataagggttaagtgacttgcccagggtcacacagctagtaagtgtcaagtgtctgaggccggatttgaaatcaggtcctcctgaatccagggccagtgctttatccactgtgccacctagctgccctcccaagaTAGGCTCTTTAACCACAGGAGGTCTGGACAGTAAGGATGGGGTTGAGCAGACagaaatgactaatataaaaGACCACTTGGATCTGGTTGTGCCAGTTATAGCCCTGGCCTTTTCCTGACTTTTTTAGTCAGTCCCTGTTATTGCCCTATGGATTTTTGGGTATGATCTTAAGCCTTTTAATCTGATGGATTCAATCCTTTTCCCTTACTTATCTTCAATATCTCTTAAATATATGAATCTGCTCTATGAGCTATCCATGAAATGGCATAGAATAATTTGGATGATAgacattctttattctttttttattttgaatatcttTATTACTCAGCTTATCATGCTAGTCATGACCTGGTCTGTAATGCTTATCTTTCATgacctgaattttttttcttttttcttttttttttttaggggcaatggtggttaagtgctgaaaaaaatttaaaaatatgtttcaacATTAATGTTCTTTTGGAGATGCTGCAAAGTAATGGAATTCCACAATATGAAATGAATCAAAATTTTAGATGGTGAGTTCAAATAGGATGTAGCACATGATCAATGAAAATTTACATATAAGAAGTGATCCAGATAATATTATTGAAAAGATATATAACCAGAGAAGAAAGTAGGCTTGTTGGAGAGCAAGGAAAGGGGATAATAAATGAATAAGGCAACTGCTGCCATAATAACTGTATAACGTTAAGAAACTTTGAAGAAATTCTCCAATGCATTGGGTAGACCCCTTGTGGAATAATTATGGGAGGACACAGACTAGAGTCACACAAGATGAAAAGACATGATAGATTCAAATCTATACCAAAATGATGAGACCACAGATCCATTGTAGTTTCGACATATAAGTGTATAAGTGACTATAGTTAGTGCAAAATGATGCCTACTTCTTGGAAGAAGGTTTCTGTGAatattttccctctcctccctggtAGGATCACCATAACTTCTATCTGTTTTCTTGTCTACAAGTACTAAATATGATTTAAATTTTAGCTGTTTATAtcataaaagaacaagaaagagaaagaacaaagttCTTGGGTCTCTTAcatattaaaaatacaatttgagtcacagaagagaggaaaggggaaaactaTATacctcctactatgtgctaggcactgagctaagtacattttacaaatattatctcaatggatcctcataacaatcatTTGAGATagtcactattattatccccattttataattgaggaaacagagatatatacaggtgaaatgacttacccaggtcacacagctagggtcagatcagatttgaactcaggacttcctgattccaggcctagcactctttcCCTTGAGCTGTTTCACTGAAAGATAACTGAAGAgtagccaaaaacaaaacaaaatacccacAAAAACCCTTATGTTCAGCCTCCTAGGGAGGAAGCTGCCTTTCCATCCTGTGCTTAGAATGcaaatagaatgtaatctccttcagGGCCATAACTGTCTCACTTTTGCCTGTGTATTCCCAGTAGCAAGCACAGTAtgtggtacacagtaggtgcttattgatttattggaTTGTCTCACGTATATCCAACAAATCTAACTTATTAACAGCTTATATCTCTTCCCTTATTTTccacggggtggggggggaggagaaggattgTCTACTTAAGAGTAGTTCTCTTaaccttttttccatttaactTCCCTATGTAAGGTCTCCTTCCAAATTGTAAACACCAAAAGACCCATCCTTAATAGAATGCCAGCTGTCCATAGCTTTATAAACCCACATTCCTCAACTCAACCCCCCATGGTTGAGTATATAGAAAAGCATATAACATTTCTAAGACCAagattttcctttgaaattcagtcatttttcagttgtgtccactcttaggattccatttggagttttcttggcaaagatatttgagtggttcaccatttacttctctagctcattttctagatgagtaaacgcaagcaaacagggttaaatgatttgcccaggatcacacagctagtaagtgtctggctggatttgaactcacaaagatgaaccTTTCTAATTCCAGAACTGGCAGGCACTCAATTCACCAGGCCATCTAGCTGTACCTTTGGAAATTAGCACCACTATAAATTAACATTGGAAAAACCCTGAGAAATGTGAAACTTcaacaggaaaataattttggaaactgaATATATCCAAACTAAGAATTTTTAAGCTAAATTTCTAAAACACAGGTTAtctgtttcttctcctttcccttttcctcctcctgttcttcctcttcttgCCAGTTGTGGTCTGAATTGGTAAAATGAGCACTGACTTTCAAATTAGGAGTCCTAGGTACAAATCTCTTCTAGGATAGGCTTACTACTAGGTTTGATGTTAGGACAAACTTACTAACAATTAAACATATTTAAAAGTACACTGGGTTCCCCATCCCATAATTCTGAATCCATATGACTGGAAACTTTCAAGAAAAGATTTATTGTTCCATGATGTCCAACTGTtcccaaccccatttggggttttcctggaaaagatgatGGAGTGccttgtcatttccctctccagcttatttcacagatgaggaaattatggCAAacagctttaagtgacttgctcagggtcacacagctagtaagtcactgaggtcagatttaaactcatgaagatgagttttcctgactctaggccgagctgtctttccactgtgccatctagcaaaGACTTGGTCACCATTTAATAGGGATATTGTAGAGAGGATTCCTGTTCTAGTAGAAGTGGAATATATGAGGGGTGCTTAACCTGGAAtccatgaacatttaaaaaaattatgctgtaactatttcagtataattgctttcttttgccatcctatgtattttattcatgaATTTAAAACCATTAGtttaagaaggggtccatagttttcaccagacttccaaagaaaGCCAcagcacaaaataataaaaaatttaaaaacccctACCCTAGATGAACTCTGAGCTCCCTTttaactctcagattctgtgtgCCTGTGAGCTTAGATAAATGAGCTGAAGGAACCTTCCATGCTTGTGACTCTCTGATACTGTTCTCACCTTTCTAAGTATCCCTTAGTGCTGAggacagtgtctagcacatagtaggcacttagtaagtgcttattgtCATGTAGACTTTGttcttccttaaaaacaaaacaaaatcagaaatatATTCCTCACCTTATACCCAAGCCGATGTTTTCCAAACTGACTGATAGTCTTTCTTACCCTCTTTTGAAGACTAAGAGACACCTCAGGAACCTGCTGAGTCATGTAGCAACTGGAGAGAAGACTGAGCTGTTTCTGCTTGGTGTAGATAATGTGGATTTTTCATTGCAGGGTTGTGGGCCTAGGGAGGGCTGCGTCTCTCAATTTCCCGCCCACACCCCCAATTTCCACTTGTATTAGAGAGTCCCCAGCAAAACTTTTCTTCCTCTTGGAAGAGAATATTTGGGGTTTGATCTCCATCGGAACTTATTGTTCAGGAAAAGAGGAAACTCTTACCAAGGGAGATTGTGAGTACAGAATTGCCCTTAGTACAAAATGCTACTAATCCAACCTATTCTTTCTATCTTATTCCTAACAAAAGTTTTCAGTAAATGCATTGtgctttttgttattattactgttgtttattttattgttgttgttgtttttcagaaaACAggagacattttatttttcatttttccatataGGATATCAGTTCTCATGATGTGTTATGTCTCTGAGTCCTCAATGAAGTGAGGATTTGGCAACAACCCTTGGTTTATTGTGTTATTTGGGAACAACTTATAATTTTTGTCTGGGATCTGAACATTTAAGCAATAGATTCAAAGAATGTGCCAATTCTATGACAATTCCAGATGTGATCAGCAATAAATGTGCAATTATAGGCAAAGGAATCAAAGGAAGGTTCAAAAACTTGGCTAAATAAGAAGTCATTACACCTGACTTCAAATGAATTGGATGGGACCTATAGCGATACCATCCTACACAGGGATGGGCAATGTTTCAAATGGGAGATTTTGGACATTATGTAGGGAAAGGATTATCAGGACACATTTCTTTGTACAGAAAGAGGAGGCATTTATAGTGCTGAAGATAACCTTATGAATTCAATTCTCAAATATTCAGGATTCATGATAAATAAATGGTGGCTAGGTCAAAATTTACCTTTGTGTATTGTCTATGAAAACAAtggttaataaataaaataatagcgtGGACAAGTTACTTTCTTCAattcaccatttttttcttttgggcgggggggaggacactgagggttaagtgactttcccagggtaacacagttagtaaatatcatgtgtctgaggctgtatttgaactcagttctttctgaatccagggccattgctttatccactgagccatgtagctgcccctaattcaccATTTCTTAAGAGCCTACTAAGtgcatgtgctaggcactgctgatacaaaaatgaaacatgacATAATCTCTGATCTCTGACAGTTTTTAACTAATTCAtttttgaatgtcttttttttttcttttttttttttttttagtgaggcaattggggttaagtgacttgcccagggtcacacagccaataagtgttaagtgtctgaggccggatttgaacccaggtactcctgactccagggccggtgctctatccactgcgccacctagctgcccttgaatgtCTTTTTAACCAGAGATCTTTTGAAAAAATTGATTCTATACTTATATGATAACAAACTCTTCCTATCCATTAAAACAAATCTAGAAGAGCTATTACTTGAAAATACTTTTGTTAAATCAATACTTTTTGTTCTAAATCTTAGAAAGCAAGAGAATTATATTCCTTTAACAGTATTCTATAATTCAGATTTCTCAGCAATCCCAAATAATTTGGCAGAATTTTACTGTACTTATTAGTTAGAAGAATCAAGACTTTGAGAAAGCTAGTGGAGCAGATTTGGACTTTTCCAGAAGACCAGTGCTGGGAAGCTAATACATCATGGGATCATAGGCTTCAGACCTGCAATGGACCTAAAACATAATATAATCCAATTCTTtgttttacataggaggaaattgagggacaGAGAAATTGTCACTGGTCACAAAGGCACACAGGGAACAAACAACAGAGACAATTAAAACCCTGGTCCCTTGACTCATAGCTAATGCTCCTAGCCTTGTGGTAGTTAAAGTAGGGGGAAAGGAGACTTGTTTTAGTGGAGGTGGTTGTGAGTATGGTGGTGGGGAGTTAAGGACTATAATGCTGCTACAGGCTAAAACTGTGCTGGGAATGAGGAATACctggccaatgagggaatttgttttgtttgactatatttaTCTACCATGGGGAGGAGATGTGTAGTGATATTGGTAgtaatgcaaaaagaaaaaagagagcataatgaaacattaaaaatgcacagaagagagaaaaaggaagtccAGAAGGAGATATAAACATGCAAAGTGGTGTTGGTAACTATCATGTTaagtttaaaatatacttttaaaaattatatgtgatAAAGATATATAGCTTTTTCCCATTTCTTATGTCTGTTCTTTTTTGTGCATTGGTCACATCTACTGATGTTTAAGTTCATaaatgtgtgcgtgtgcatgtgtgtgtgtgtgtgtgtatgcagagCCTCAAGTAGAATAGATATTATGGGAAGAAGAATACATATTTTGTCAGCAAGCCATTGACAAAAGTTCTTAATCTTACAGATAATGGAGAGTCCTGGAATAAAAGTGTTGGAAACAGCTGAAGAGATCCAGGAAAGGCGAAGAGAGGTGTTGACTAGATACAAACGTTTCAAAGAGCTTGTTGCTGAACGTGGTCAGAAGCTTGAAGATTCCTATCACTATCAGGTGTTCCGGCGAGATGCAGATGACCTGGAAAAATGGATCTTGGAGAAACTTAAGATTGCTTCTGATGAGAACTACAGAGACCCAACTAATATACAGGTCCCTTAGgggaaatgtttgtttctttgttgtttttcctggAACAGGCTCTTAACCTTAGGAAAGACAAGAGTTATTTCTATGGGACAGAATCAGCATCAGGgtcataaagaaagagaaaagagctaATGGAGTAGGACCCTGACAGAACGTAGACCAGAAGGAAAGATTAAGTTGAGCTCTTTTTATCACATTGGTAAATGAAATTTTGGAGAGGTGAGACTAGAAGGAGGGAGTAATATTTAAAAAGAGAGTTTCATTTGATATAAATATTATACAGAACTT is part of the Dromiciops gliroides isolate mDroGli1 chromosome 4, mDroGli1.pri, whole genome shotgun sequence genome and encodes:
- the LOC122726020 gene encoding LOW QUALITY PROTEIN: olfactory receptor 6K6-like (The sequence of the model RefSeq protein was modified relative to this genomic sequence to represent the inferred CDS: inserted 1 base in 1 codon), whose amino-acid sequence is MENKNQTVVIEFLFTAFPHFQEGGFLFFILLLFIYLFIIIGNSMVFIAVVLDSRLHTPMYFFIGVLAFLEIWYTTTTIPKMLTNLISEQKTISMAGCLLQMYFFHSIGITEVYLLTTMAMDRYLAICYPLRYPTIMTSQLYIQLTLGCCFFGFFTPLPEIAWISTLPFCGPNQIHNIFCDFDPILNLACVDTGSIVLIKVVDIVHAIEIILAITLVTLAYIRIIGVILRIRSSEGRRKAFSTCASHLAIFLTFFGSVALMYLRFNAKYSFFWDTTISLMFAVLSPFFNPIIYSLRNKEIKGAIKKYLCXKIFTCYAS